A genomic window from Litoreibacter janthinus includes:
- the panB gene encoding 3-methyl-2-oxobutanoate hydroxymethyltransferase, with product MSATARKTAPMPQDILARKGGTPLVSLTAYTTPMAELMDGICDFVLVGDSVGMVLHGLPSTVGVTMEMMIMHGKAVRRGLSTSMLVIDMPFGSYEESREQAFRNAARLMAETNAGAVKLEGGVVMADTINFLVSRGIPVMAHIGLTPQSINTLGGYKVQGRGEDAAALMADAKAVAQAGAFAVVLEKVPAALADKITGAVAIPTIGIGASANCDGQILVVDDMLGLFTAFKAKFVKRFATLGDDARGAIQAYADEVQARSFPAAEHTFADTAPGASK from the coding sequence ATGAGCGCCACTGCCCGTAAAACCGCCCCGATGCCGCAAGACATCCTTGCGCGCAAAGGTGGGACACCCTTGGTTAGCCTGACCGCCTACACCACACCAATGGCCGAACTTATGGATGGCATTTGCGACTTCGTGCTGGTCGGAGACTCTGTCGGGATGGTGCTGCATGGCCTGCCCTCTACCGTTGGAGTGACCATGGAGATGATGATCATGCACGGCAAAGCTGTGCGGCGCGGGCTGTCGACGTCGATGCTGGTCATCGATATGCCGTTCGGGTCCTACGAGGAAAGCCGCGAGCAAGCCTTCCGCAATGCCGCACGGCTCATGGCCGAAACAAATGCCGGCGCGGTCAAGCTAGAAGGCGGCGTTGTCATGGCTGACACCATCAACTTCCTTGTGTCCCGCGGCATTCCGGTGATGGCACATATCGGGCTGACGCCCCAGTCGATCAACACGTTGGGCGGCTACAAGGTGCAAGGGCGCGGCGAGGATGCCGCAGCTTTGATGGCCGATGCAAAGGCTGTGGCGCAGGCCGGTGCCTTTGCGGTCGTGCTGGAGAAGGTCCCTGCCGCACTGGCCGACAAGATCACCGGCGCGGTGGCCATTCCGACGATTGGAATTGGCGCATCTGCGAACTGTGACGGGCAAATCTTGGTCGTCGACGACATGCTGGGGCTGTTCACAGCCTTCAAAGCAAAGTTCGTGAAGCGCTTTGCCACCTTGGGCGATGACGCGCGCGGCGCGATCCAGGCCTACGCGGACGAAGTTCAAGCCCGCAGCTTCCCCGCCGCTGAACACACCTTCGCCGATACCGCACCGGGAGCGTCGAAATGA